Sequence from the Sanguibacter keddieii DSM 10542 genome:
TCAGGACGACCCGGTCCGCCGGGAGGTCGAGGACCACGACGTCGCAGGCCTGCGCGAGGGCGCGCAGGACGTCCGGTTCGACCTCGTCGGGCCGGGGCAGCGCGCGGACGCGGTCGGTGCTCAGCACACGCGCACCGGACCACTGCGGCAGCAGGTCGACCAGGCGGTCCGGGTCGACCTCGCCCCGCGCCTCGCTGAGGTCCGCCCAGCGCAGGCCCGGCTCCTCCTCGATGCCCAGGAGGACGTCGACCCCTGCTCCCGTGTGGCGGCCGTCGACGAGGACCGTGCGCCGACCGGCTCGGACGGCAGCTGCGGCGAGAGCCGCCGCGAGGGTCGACGCCCCGGCCCCTCCGCGCGCCGCCACCACACCGACGACGACGGCTCCGCCCGGTGGTCGGTCGCCGGGTGGGAGACGGCTCTGCGGGAGGTCGCTCCGGCGACGCGTCATCTCGTCGACACCCGCCGCCAGGTGCAGGCCGGACGCAGCGTGCGTGCCCGGCCACGCGCGGGCAGTGCCAGGAGGTCCGTCGGGCAGGTCTCTCGCGGTGATCATGGGCCCACGGTCGTCGAGGAGCGCCCGCACGGCGAGGGACGAGGTCGCGGTCGGGGACGGTCGCGCCGGACCAGCAGCCTGTGGACGGCGAGTCTCGGCCGTCCGTCTGGCCGTGCGCCGGACCGAGCCCCGACCAGACCAGGGACGGATGCCTGCCGAGCGCTAGGCTCGGCCTGTGACCTCTCCCTCCGCCCCGGACCGTCCTGTGCGACGTCCGGCGGGTCGGCGCACCGCGGCGTTCTTCGACCTCGACAAGACGATCATCGCGACGTCGTCGACTGCGGCGTTCTCCCGGCCGTTC
This genomic interval carries:
- the ssd gene encoding septum site-determining protein Ssd — encoded protein: MITARDLPDGPPGTARAWPGTHAASGLHLAAGVDEMTRRRSDLPQSRLPPGDRPPGGAVVVGVVAARGGAGASTLAAALAAAAVRAGRRTVLVDGRHTGAGVDVLLGIEEEPGLRWADLSEARGEVDPDRLVDLLPQWSGARVLSTDRVRALPRPDEVEPDVLRALAQACDVVVLDLPADRVVLKAGTCHAVVVVARCDTLSVAGAQSIGARLDGDGSPATGIVCRGPAVGRLLPHDVASASGLELWGELVTDRSLEAAVEAGAGPVVRLPPRRGDRRGRSAGATSLGGVAATLDAHLHALATARPTVR